A single Argentina anserina chromosome 7, drPotAnse1.1, whole genome shotgun sequence DNA region contains:
- the LOC126803352 gene encoding protein GRAVITROPIC IN THE LIGHT 1: MLEMDGSSKPPQISEMFSKFALAFKAKTFEFFAEEEEDPDSLSLLDSAEEVITDQKVVVIKPDGATTPNPPELPITPTKPNLDDTHLQKPDLSTVTSSPSKTQIRPINFPTTQTLISSVFATVSSFEASYLQLQTAHVPFVEESVTSADRALVSHLQRLSELKQFFRGLEFGSGFGVGSCLEAQVQENQSKLRTLGTMSNRLQTEIDHKDNEVVALRKKLGEIQKSNFRLSQRLSSTLNASSCEVLLSVRVFDSVLHEACRLTHRFTKILISLMGKAGWDLDLAANLVHPDVAYTKNAHNRYAFLSYVCLGMFKGFDTKGFGLVEDEVLCNGHESELDKSNVPLKQLLEHVSSNPMELLSGNQSCEFSRFCENKYQEIIHPTMESSMFSNFDRNAVVLSKWRSLSVFYESFVDMASSIWTLHKLAYCFDPVVEIFQVERDAEFSVVYMEDVTRRLSLPSKTRAKVGFTVVPGFKIGRTMIQSQVYLSGLKCTE; this comes from the coding sequence ATGCTGGAAATGGATGGCTCTTCTAAACCTCCCCAAATCTCTGAAATGTTCTCCAAGTTCGCTCTAGCCTTTAAAGCCAAGACCTTTGAGTTCTTcgctgaagaagaagaagacccgGACAGCTTGTCTCTACTCGACTCCGCCGAAGAGGTCATCACCGACCAGAAAGTCGTCGTCATCAAACCCGACGGAGCAACCACTCCCAACCCGCCGGAGCTTCCAATAACTCCGACGAAGCCCAATTTGGACGATACCCATCTCCAAAAACCAGACCTTTCCACTGTTACAAGCTCTCCGAGCAAAACCCAGATCAGACCCATCAATTTTCCGACGACCCAGACTCTGATTTCGTCGGTCTTCGCCACTGTCTCGTCTTTCGAAGCTTCCTACCTTCAGTTGCAGACGGCCCATGTGCCCTTTGTGGAAGAGAGCGTGACGTCAGCGGACCGGGCTCTGGTTTCTCACCTGCAGAGGCTGTCGGAGTTGAAGCAGTTTTTCAGGGGGTTGGAGTTCGGCTCGGGTTTTGGAGTCGGGTCTTGCTTGGAGGCCCAGGTGCAAGAGAATCAGAGCAAGCTCCGGACTCTGGGGACAATGTCAAATAGGCTGCAGACAGAGATTGATCACAAAGACAATGAAGTTGTGGCCCTCAGGAAAAAGCTGGGTGAGATTCAGAAATCTAACTTTAGATTGTCACAGAGGTTATCTTCTACTTTGAATGCTTCATCTTGTGAGGTTTTGTTATCGGTTAGAGTATTTGATTCGGTTCTACATGAGGCTTGTAGATTGACACATAGGTTTACTAAGATTTTGATAAGTTTGATGGGGAAAGCTGGGtgggatttggatttggctGCCAATTTGGTTCATCCTGATGTTGCTTACACGAAAAATGCACACAATCGGTATGCGTTTttgtcatatgtttgtttgggAATGTTCAAAGGGTTTGATACAAAAGGTTTTGGTTTAGTTGAGGATGAGGTTTTGTGTAACGGGCATGAATCGGAATTGGATAAGAGCAATGTGCCTTTGAAGCAGTTGCTTGAGCATGTATCGAGCAATCCAATGGAGTTGTTGAGTGGGAATCAGAGCTGTGAGTTTTCGAGATTTTGTGAGAACAAGTATCAAGAGATCATTCACCCCACAATGGAATCTTCAATGTTCAGTAATTTTGATCGGAATGCAGTTGTGTTGAGTAAATGGAGGTCGCTTAGTGTATTCTATGAATCGTTTGTTGATATGGCTAGCTCAATATGGACGTTACACAAGTTAGCCTATTGCTTTGATCCGGTGGTGGAGATATTCCAAGTGGAAAGAGATGCAGAATTTTCTGTTGTATATATGGAAGATGTCACTAGGAGATTGTCACTGCCTAGTAAAACCAGGGCAAAAGTTGGCTTCACAGTGGTTCCGGGTTTTAAAATTGGAAGGACGATGATTCAGTCTCAGGTTTACCTAAGTGGCTTGAAATGTACAGAGTAG
- the LOC126803362 gene encoding protein RGF1 INDUCIBLE TRANSCRIPTION FACTOR 1 — translation MFVPSKLLPPWLAVLLSEKFFNACIVHEERKNEKNSYCLDCCISFCPHCFTHHQSHRLLKIRRYMYQDVIKLDDASKLIDCALVQSYTSNSAKVVFLNRRSNIKSCCQGSGNVCSTCDRSVKDSCHYCSISCKIDHVIKTKGGLSRLINHECNFMSLPEHALDDALLTPNSVLEPAGSVRTSSTSVRTSSGSVGYGELGCMSLTCTATTEIVRKKRSSLLRAARKAFISVSEMSTRRRKGTPHRAPLH, via the exons ATG TTTGTCCCTTCAAAACTTCTACCTCCCTGGCTAGCCGTTCTGCTCTCTGAGAAgttcttcaatgcttgcataGTTCATGAGGAGAGGAAGAACGAGAAGAACTCATACTGCTTGGATTGTTGCATCAGTTTCTGCCCTCATTGCTTCACCCATCACCAATCTCACAGACTGTTAAAG ATAAGGAGGTATATGTACCAAGATGTCATAAAGCTAGATGATGCTTCTAAGTTGATCGACTGTGCCTTGGTTCAA TCATACACATCCAACAGCGCAAAGGTTGTGTTTCTGAACCGGAGGTCAAATATAAAGAGTTGCTGCCAAGGCTCCGGCAACGTGTGCAGTACCTGTGACAGAAGCGTGAAAGACTCTTGTCACTATTGTTCTATCTCTTGCAAG ATTGATCATGTTATAAAGACAAAAGGTGGTCTGTCCAGATTGATCAATCACGAGTGCAACTTCATGTCTTTACCGGAGCATGCTTTAGACGATGCTTTGCTGACTCCCAACTCGGTTCTTGAACCCGCCGGCTCGGTTCGAACGTCCTCCACTTCGGTGAGAACCTCCTCCGGTTCTGTAGGTTACGGCGAATTGGGTTGCATGTCATTGACATGTACTGCTACGACAGAGATTGTAAGGAAAAAGAGAAGCAGCTTACTAAGGGCGGCCCGGAAGGCATTTATATCAGTGTCGGAAATGTCAACCCGCCGGAGAAAAGGGACTCCTCACCGGGCACCACTTCATTGA